From the Gymnogyps californianus isolate 813 chromosome 2, ASM1813914v2, whole genome shotgun sequence genome, one window contains:
- the LOC127013461 gene encoding 1-aminocyclopropane-1-carboxylate synthase-like protein 1 has product LSARGARIAGGAPGLLDAGFALYVADPFDRELNPQGVLNLGTSENKLCFDLIEDRLTRPDMNYLEPDLFQYSDTQGTRSFREEIAKFLTDYARAAKALNPEHITVMNGCCAVFATLSTVLCDPGDGYLIPAPYYGGINSKTWLYGGIQPVHVPLFSEVTAEESHPFQLTVEKLEAALQRAKKQGIRVRALILINPHNPLGDIYPAQLLKECLEFAHRYELHVIMDEIYMLSVYDDTTFTSVLSLDCLPDPERTHFMWGFSKDFGMSGIRVGVLYTRNHDIRKAVNQLAVFHSCPGPAQHVLSLFLRDRDWLDNVFFPTNKKRLKEARNILVDGLAAVGIPVLKSSGGLYVWADFRKFLKSQTFEAELELWQKLLDKKLLISPGKAFYCYEPGWFRLVFSDSVDRIYLCIQRLEQMLQSYAAEPVTNNTSSTADALCNPEEDSSGKPSNTPGKDVSQLKNILVY; this is encoded by the exons ctgtCGGCCCGCGGCGCCCGCATCGCCGGCGGCGCCCCGGGGCTGCTGGACGCGGGCTTCGCCCTCTACGTCGCCGACCCGTTCGATCGGGAGCTCAACCCGCAG GGCGTCCTGAATTTGGGCACAAGTGAGAACAAGCTTTGCTTTGACTTAATAGAGGACAGA CTCACAAGACCTGACATGAATTATCTGGAGCCTGATCTTTTCCAGTATTCAGATACACAAGGTACTAGAAG cTTCAGAGAAGAAATTGCCAAATTTCTAACTGACTatgccagagctgcaaaagCACTGAATCCGGAACAT ATAACTGTTATGAATGGCTGTTGTGCTGTTTTTGCTACTCTGTCAACTGTATTATGTGACCCTGGTG aTGGATATCTTATTCCAGCTCCATACTATGGTGGTATAAATTCGAAAACATGGCTATATGGTGGAATACAGCCTGTTCACGTGCCGTTGTTCAGCGAG gtGACTGCCGAAGAAAGTCACCCTTTCCAGTTAACGGTTGAAAAATTAGAAGCTGCGTTACAGAGAGCTAAAAAGCAG ggcATCCGAGTCAGAGCATTAATCCTGATCAACCCCCACAATCCATTAGGGGACATTTACCCAGCACAGTTACTGAAAGAATGTCTAGAGTTTGCGCACAG ATATGAACTGCATGTAATAATGGATGAAATATACATGCTGTCTGTTTATGATGATACCACCTTCACCAGTGTTCTTAGCTTAGATTG tttACCAGATCCAGAACGGACACATTTTATGTGGGGTTTTAGCAAG GATTTTGGCATGAGTGGTATCAGAGTTGGAGTATTGTACACCAGAAATCATGACATTCGGAAAGCTGTGAATCAACTGGCTGTCTTCCATAGCTGTCCTGGACCTGCTCAGCACGTTCTCAGTCTGTTCCTTAGGGACAGAG ATTGGTTGGataatgtgttttttcccaCCAACAAAAAGCGACTTAAAGAAGCACGGAATATTCTTGTGGATGGGCTTGCAGCTGTTGGAATACCTGTGCTCAAGAGTTCAGGAGGACTCTATGTGTGGGCAGACTTCAGAAAA ttcTTAAAATCGCAGACATTTGAAGCTGAACTTGAATTATGGCAGAAGCTCCTTGATAAAAAACTCCTGATTAGTCCTGGAAAAGCTTTTTACTGTTATGAACCTGGATGGTTTAGACTGGTTTTCTCCGATTCTGTAGATAGGATTTACTTGT GTATTCAGAGACTTGAGCAAATGTTGCAAAGTTACGCTGCTGAACCAGTCACAAACAACACATCTTCTACTGCAGATGCTTTATGCAATCCAGAAGAAGATTCTTCAGGCAAACCTTCAAACACACCAGGAAAAGATGTCTCCCAGCTAAAAAACATACTTGTTTATTAA